From Lucilia cuprina isolate Lc7/37 chromosome 4, ASM2204524v1, whole genome shotgun sequence:
ATGCTAAATTCCATGCATCATGTAAAAGTTTTGCCCTAAAATaggaaatttatatacaaattgacAACATGtaaatacataatacatacatatttatgtatgtatgcacatcataaaaaaatatatttaatatatttgattttcaaaaaaccaaaataattgaTAATTGAATAGGATTCGTCATTGAACAAATGCCCGCAAaaagttataccctacaccgctTAAATGGGGaatgtatattgggtttgtgctgatgtctgTACCTTACAACCATAACATACAACTTATACCctttttaaagtataccaatcggcttagaatcgttttctgagtcgattaaggtacaggttgcaatttttaagataatttaatgaaatttgacacacgcTTTTTTTGGCCCATCACCTATAAACATTAAtacaacttttaaattctacataaataactttgaagtagacgtgaattccCCCACCAACATTTATagggataggcccatattttcccctactccctttttgagccctcttataaaaaatctctttttttgtcaaaaataagtaaaaatattccggaataaagttaaaaaacaaatcaaagcatttgattaaataatccccatttttaacgtactgactggtgtagggtatcatatggtcggctatgcccgactatacattcatacttgttttacttttataaatgttCATCAATATTGGTAGGGATCAATTAACATTAGAGTGGCCCCAAAATGGAAGTTGCTCATGTTCTCACCGAAATTGAAGATTAACTTTATTCTATGATATCTATTTCCAAAATGTTTTTTCCTGACATCAATATTTGCgatataaaagaataaaaatgtccttttttagGGTTTTTACGACTTtaccataaaaaaataaagttttattcttTCTTTCCACTGGCTCACCAAATATTGCaccaataaaaatgttattttaaaatcgataaaactttaattttagttgTAAGCTGGACCGGTAACAAAAAAATTccgtttttaattattattttttttaatttaacagttgttttataaacataatataatttttaaaattgtgcatcactttatttatattaatctaataacaaaaacacgCTCTTGCTTTACATACAGAGTGAATTGATCTAATGTACGTACATATTTTATATCTTGCCAAaattataatgatttaaaaataataattgaaatgttTACCTGGTATATGTTGGAATATATTTCAGACCTTCCTCAGTCTGCAAAAAAGTCGAGAGTAAATTCCAGTTCGTAGTATCGTAATTCACCGGAAACGGTCCTATTTCTTCTGGGttgattattataaatttatcggAATTTGGCAAATCATTTATGATCTGACTCCTTTCCTTTTCAATCCATACTTGTggttttgtatttgaaaaatttaaattttgctgcTGGATTATAACTAAAGGTATCCACCATAGCATTTTATCACGTTCAGGTACATCGTGTGGTCTTTCTCTTAGATACACTTTTTGACTAATTGTAGCAATTTTCTTTGCGTAATCGCGTTCAACATTTATTACAGGCAATCTATCTTTAGTAATCCACGAACCAGCTATTTCGGCAATGCTATACTGAGCCGGCAAAGTTTGATCAAGTATAGCCTGTTTCGTAAGAGCGTCCCACAAATCATCACCAAAAAATGTACCATAATGCCGGTCcgcaataaattttctaatgcCAGCTTGAAAAGTGGATCTGCCAAGCGTATAATTAAGCATTCGTATTACAAGCTCGGTTTTATAAGATGTCGTTTCTTGCTTCATACCCGTTATACGCGAATGTGGATATCTCTTGCTAAACTCGTAGTAAATTGAATATAATACAGTCATgggatattttccattaaattcgATACCGTTGTCAATCTATAAcagtaaatgtttaattaaacagTGAGTAATTTGTTAGTGGCGGTCCACACACGGAAACTTTTGTTTAagcaattatttattaattagattgatttgttttttttacgaaTGACAAGAACAACAAACGAGTAagattattgaaatttttttcatttagagaaaaaagtttttccCTGGGCCGAGAGaaggaaaaacaaatattattttgtttctttctctctcacattaaatcaaaagtttcccaaaaaatgttGGACAGGCACTAAGATGAGGATTGTGTACCTCCAAAACTATATTAGCTGCTAGGAAACTTGCTAAAGCCTTATTCACGTGAGCATCACTCCACCAGTAAGGTGTCACCCATGAACCGAGCCATTGGTAAATCATTTCTTGAGTAAGGCCATAATATCCACGTTTAAGTAGTTCTCGGTCTCTGTAAACATTGACAGAATAAAATCAAGTAATTAACCCATTATAGTtgtttaaacttatttattattttaacaataataattttaattgttcaattcacaatcgatgttgtagcgatgtatgcgttgtatgttagcagctgctacaatagtcataagaatgttgttggtattttctatgcaaaagttctatacaactcttacgacaatttttcatatgattttcgaatgttgtaagaaaattcagtgttgtcaattgtttatttcaccatataaataaaaattcaatcgattttggcataaaaaacgataaagtggtaacacagaaattacatacaaacagctgtttaccaaaacaaaaataaaattttattaaaaactgtttatttattagtttaaaatgtggaataatgaaaataatagaattttaaataaaaattaaattaatttgatttattttgctcgtttaattagtttaatattttttgtttttttttttacttttgacattgttttgatttttttactgTGAAcagaaacttatgacttgctacaaaaatctgttcacaatcactgttactacactttagtagatacaatatacaacttgattgtgaattgaacaaatgaaACCATAAATATACACCCCActcaaaaagtaaataataaggCAATGGACAATGTCAGTATTGTTAAATTCTtacttttgtatgtatatattttaaaagtattttgatATCGTTATAATATCGTGTTATTTATTGGgtaagtaaaatgtttttatatcaaaaatttattatttcatctagGAATGTCTTTAAACATTTGtagtatacaaaattttgtttaggaaAGATTTCTAccaaaatctaatttattttattgatttctaTTAAAATCTAGTCGTAACGTTCCAATCAAGGTCGGCAACCTTTATCGCTACCGCTAAAATACCTTTTTAGCACAACTCCGTTACCGCTGAAATACCGATACCAAAATACCGACAACACTAAAATACCAATAcctaaataagttaaaataccTATACCGCATAAATACCAATACCGAAATAAGCCAAAATACCGATAACCCTAAATAACAATACCcatattttataacataaaataaaatttccaatataaCTCTTCACtttattatacccaccatcaaaaaagggGGCTATATTGATATTGTCAACCCGTTTGTAGCACATCGAAAAATTGGTCACAggcccataaaagtatatatatattatgggtCCTTATTAATTTCTTAgccgatctagccatgtccgtccgtctgtctgttgaaatcacgatagggaaCACACGGAaggagctagacagttgaaattccGCATAGATATTCTctattgctaaggtttgtttggtactgaaaatgggcaatatcggttcataCGAATAGCCCCATACACAATTGGACCCCAAAAAACGAGCATAACTGCTTTAAAagcacgagtatagcgatggaatttgacataaataagtttcatatgagccaaaatctttctaacAAATTGACCGTATCCCCCAtaaaggtccccttcagaaaatgactttaacactcaatactatatcgatgaaattcgatacaggtaagtttcttatgaaccAAACCATTTCTTtttaggatcggcccataaataacCCTACCCTAGGCCCCTTTCTGAAAATGActctctaccaaaatttagtTAGTATCGGTCCAATCAAAAAAAagctcagtccataattgacttaagtcatattccaaatatcaccttaatgtttataggagagcattccttttacggtATATGGAAAACGTTTTGATGGTGGGCATATGAGGGTCGGCACAGCCGAAAATAATATtctcacttgtttttttaacacacaatggtgaaggatatataagattctGCACAGCAAAATTTCgtaagagaaaaaagaaattccatttaattttattgcttgTATAGTGTGTATTCAGCATTACGATCGCAACTACATATTTTACTGACAGAGCTTCAAaccgaaatgcagaataccaaattGCATAacagagaaaatttcgattcgaattgaaatgcagaatatggATGAACGTATTACagaaagaaaaaactgaaacaatgttttcaaaaagtactatttattaaacaatgttttcaaaaagtactatttacCCAAATTTGGCCtaatataggccttagtacgcGAGTTGTAAAATAATACACCAATagtttattttgtgtgagtaaattaacaatttgttttggaaTTTTATCAATTTACCGTTTTTCCcaatttggtacttatttctcCCCagtgaaataacaaaaaaaatatttaaaaaatattgcattgtCAGTCAATAATGGATTATGAATAAGTCAATAAAGAGAAAAAGTTATCTTATTGTggtaaaataaagttttctccCATTTAGTCTCCAAAAagacataattaaaaaaagtaggaAACAGGTGCTAGTAATTTTGAAAGATATGTCCAATATACACATGTACAAATTAgttaatatgtttaaaagttgaaaagttataaaggaccaaaaaaatttattttacttatatcgttttaattgaaaatttgagATGATGTTATATTTGGACGTGACAACTGTAATatcttcataatttttatataaattaattgatcactaacatacatacataatctTATACATGCAAAATTTCTAAGCATAtttacatactacatacatacatacatacatacatacatacatacatacatacatacatacatacatacatacatacatacatacatacatacatacatacatacatacatacatacatacatacattagataattaaaacttatatttaaacTTACTTAAACATCAATAAGCCCCAGTTATCAGCCGGTCGCACTGATGTCAGTTCTGGTATTGCTAAAACATCAATTTTCGATAGCGGAAtcgaaacattaaaataattgtttaagcagttatagatttttgttagttttacatAAACATCCTATTATGAtccaaatatttttgatattagaCATAAGTTCtactaaaaatatgaaaaggaATACCTCTAGTTCGGAATGTAGATCAGGAGTTGACCATATAGTAATGTTAGGATGTACGTTTTGATCTGTTTGTTGTGGAATATACTTGTCTAACTGCGAAATGACAAAACCAAATGTAAAAGTTGACATTGGTGGTGTAGTTTCAAAATGATCCAAAACATAAACTTCATCTTCATTATTTTTCGTAGGcctattaaaaaagaattgagTAAAGTATTCCAAGAAGGCGTTTTGTTCATTTAAACTTACAATTCATCTGTTCTAAGTAAAGGCGTGTTAAATAGGGTTACATAATCGCGAGGACGAGAAATGGAAACAGTGAATGGTACCTTTAAcatgtagaaaaatatataattatatattataaaaacaagagGAAAAGTATAGCCGGACATGACCGActtgataccctacaccatgagtatattaaagaaattgtttatttttcataaatatacaaagtaatttattgttaaaaaagataattttttgaaagaggTTTATATGGGAGTTATGTTCTagtatggaccgatccataaaAAATTGGGAGAAGgcatgtatatttatatacaattagtTATTCTAAAATTCATCCCGATACTAATGGTTATAATACTTTTAAGATATTTAGAAATGaaggtttgtatgggggccagggtcaaataaggccttGGACATTTTTCTAGAGATagtagtatatttgacgtaggTATGAGCTTAAAACCGCAACTCGGGAGGCCCGGTTGAATTTGGGCAAGGtgaaaataatggaccgatttcaaccattagTCCTTAAAAATTTTGGGCTGAAGCTTGCGCACAAACGGACGgacggtatactttaaggcggattacaaacatcagcataaacacATCATTACCTTAAAACCAGGTTCATCAAAGCAAGGAAATAGACGTCTTGCATTGTTTGGTCTCATGTAGGTTGCTAAATAAGATATCTTTTTCGTCTCGTTGCCAACACTGTATGATCCCTTAAAAAGTCCCTCAGTTGTTTCCCATATACTACCTTCGAAGTCCATTTTCAACTCACAGTGGGTACATTCATCTACTTTATCCCTCAAATATATgacaaaaactgtttttttaggCATTCTGTCGCCACGAAGGATTggtatattttcaatttgtggATCTGCATCACTGAATAACaagtataacagttattttcttttgatatatGTAAACactcagcaaaaataaaacgaagtacttccaaaagagtaacatttatcaccacttcaataGAAGCActaagtaaatttgtttacattctttttttgctgggtacatacatatatgtatatttaaaaaataaagaacttGCCTGGAattatgagaaatttttaatagttttattgatCTCTCATTGATTTCCAAATCAAAGTGTGCATGTAAAGAAATCTTCCTGGTCGGGACACTCCAGCTTAAATTCATATTAATACTTCCAGTAAAAGTGTTTTCATTCATGTTTGGTCGTAAATCGATTTTATATCCACTAGGTAATACATCCTTTGAAAGTCGGGCATCTGGTATAAGTGCATGGGAAGCTGATAAATCTatacttcttttaatttttacctaaaaaaagtatgaattaTATTCTCCATTAATGAGAATGTTTATAATGTTATTTTtctaagatatatgtatatctcaatgaatacaaagagacagtatatatatatatatatatatatatatatatatatatatatatatatatattatatataataatatatatatatataatatatatatatatatatatatatatatatatatatatatatatatatatatatatatatatatatatatatatatatatatatatatatatataatgttttttaattgcGTATACTTACACTGAAACCGTTTCCAAAATGGGTTAAAATCAGTAAAGCAACTATGAGGTTGTAATACTGCATTGTTCTCTAAAAAATGAAACAAGAACAATATGTTATAATCAGGGAACCAATGTAtgcaaatatattgtttttggaAAGTATTTAGTGATTTAAAATGCCAATAAAACCTCCATTAGCATTTTAATTCAATAATTTAACACGATGCTGACGTTTGAGGCAAGTATTTccacaaatagggagttaaagagaGAGaagtagtttagttttaaataataaacagagCCAGCGAGAATATGAACCAGGGGCATCCGTTTGGTAGTCAAATGTTCCACCGCTGCTGACTGTTTCATTGCGTGTCAATGATGGTTTTAacatataaattcaattttgttatctattttgtaaaacacaattattaactcgcaatataataaaatgtttaaacaaacaacattgtactaaaaactaatggcttctatatcagattaaaaaagtaattaaaggAGTTCTACAAAGTAATGCTGACAAAAAGTAGtagacattgaaaagtaagtgattATGTAGGTACAAATCATTACTGGTTTTTTGTTTGGTAGATAATATAATAGGTACTAGATATTAGAAAAATGCACTTCAAACTTTTATTAGTTATTATTGCTTGTCTGGTTGCAATCTCTTCTTTAACGATAGAAAGGAATATAaggaaacattttatatttccaCTTGTgaaatttaaccaaaattttaCCAAAGTCGGTATTTGTTTGAACACTGTGTCAGCTTATTTTTTCAATACGGAAGTTGTACTCTTGATTACTGAATTGTACCAAAAGagtataattgtaaaaattttccgaAGTCCGTACAAAAGTCTGAGCAAGTATAAGAAAATCGTATGTCTATTCTGATCATCGtctgatgaaaactattttcatataaacataatttattatgacttaattttattgattttaagagTAATTTCTTCTGATTTCTTAAGGttacataaataaatgatagatgaaataaatgatcttattgattatttttatcaacaacattttatttactgGTGAATTAAATATGGAGATGGCACTCTCAAAGTAGCCGATTGACATCCTATGCATAACATGTTTGCAATAATATAACTAGTTCAAATTCTCCTGTTCTGAAACTGAGGTGAACTTGGGTTTCGATTTGTAGCTAGAAGCTCTCATAACTGAGCTAAGCTTATACGAAGCTCTAATTGCGAAAATTTATGAAGTATGAATAACTGATTACAATGGTGAAATGTAGGGATGTTTCTTCAAAATATGTACCACTTTATTTACCTGAGGTAACTAGTTAGTTGGATATGCGATAATAAAACTAGTAAAAGGTGTCaattttgttacaaacattGCATGTTATTCATAACAACAAATAGAGCTTTATAGGAACAAGAGATCATTACCTCAGTAGTGAAAGCTTCTAACTACAAAATGATAGACCCCAAGTTCAATCGATTTAAGACTTCATTCGATCTTTTTGTTAGATAATTTAAACTAGTGATAGTTTATAGTTCTCTAATAAATTACATTGCTGGTGGTTTGAAAATTCACTAGTGGTAGTTCTTAGTGACTGTTAATATAGCCGTTGTCGAACTAGTTGTTATATTGCAGGGTTCTTCCTAATTTCTGTGTATATTGTTTCCAAAtactaattaaaatcaaaattaaatgcCCTTTTATAGCACTGTTGACGAATTTCCtagtataaaatgttttcattaaaaaaacaaattttcctttAGATAATTTGTAGAGCTCTCACATAGTTTTCTTACAACAATACTGAAAATGGACACAAAATGACAAAGCAAAAAttatcagaaaatgtgcagactattctgttaaatatctaatgaaagtttttatgaTACAGTTAATTGTCTGATAAAGTTACAAAAACAGTTCTCTTTTGATATTGTGCAGATTTCTAACCCATTTTATcttttacttcagaaaatgtgcagacttTTCTCCTTATGTCTTATGTCAATGTGTCTCATTATTTTCATAACGCTGAAATTCttcttattttagaaaatgtcctGATAAAAATAATGCAAGTCTTAGTTTccaaacgacatcttaatcgcatttttagatgcgataagatgaataaaattttgttaaacgaaAACCGGAGGTTTTGCATAGAATTCTCGCcgaatttataattttgcattttgttgtaaataaatggtatttcttaaaatatatcgaGCCCTTTTTGCAAAATGGACGTAAGCGACTTGATTttcgattttaatttttgtatagaaatcgataatttaggtctattagcatcatctctgaaaatttcatagcaATAGATCCAATGGTTTCAAATtcacaagaaaaagaaaaagacgTAAGTACACGGTTacgtctaaattttcttttaaaatatatgatagaaaaattttaacaaattaacgtattaataataatatttagtaataaattcaTGTAATTATCACTATGTgctaaaatttataactttttatgaatttaattcattctaattactaattacattacatttatgttattttcatttaaccAACTCTTATATTTTGATGTAAATTTGTGGATTTCGAAACTATccggtttttaacaaaaagactGACTTACAGACATCGCTAGATGatcttaaaatcttataaaaatgtatttattacactattaaattttagatttatacaaattatagcTTTATTCCTTTACTTGTCAAGTGTGCAGGTTTTTACCACAAATTGTAAAAGAGAACAAATTTgagcaattaaaattattttttctttgccaGAACTTGCAGGTTTTAGCCAGAACATTTTTTCCTggcaaatagaataaaaattgtcaaacaaattatttgtttaaaaaaatgcattgaaaacaaaaaatgtttgatatttttgatttatttttataaataagtatgtgtgattgtagtttttcaattttattttaatttcaatagaaatttatatgaataaacatcaataaaaatttattgaaagagaaattttgttttttttctgttcccgtactttttataagtacgaagagaaaactcattaattctctttaaccagaaaagttctggaacaaagcttatatatagatatacacaaaaaaatacttttttaaacagaGATTTTAGACGTAACCGCCTCAACATTGtttatatcacaaaaatttGTCTCGGCAAAAATGACGTAAGCGACAAAAAATCGGATATAGCGTCAATATAAAATCGAAACAAACTGCATCCCATATTTTAGatgtaatagtatttattaacgGAGTTTTGGAGTAATGCTTTGTTCTACTtcgaagataattaaaaaaatgctctcctgtaaaatttttttttgtcggTTACGTCTATTGTGCGAAAAGGGCTCGATATATAAGATGAAAATCGGTACCAAAGGTTTTGAGAtatctgtaattttttttcaacatatcgtcacctgaaatgcaaaaaggcgtaacaaccaaaaaatttaaaatcgacttttagtTTGAAAATGGGCCACAGCATCAAAATACATGTCGTcgcaaatttttagaattttattgtcaaaaaatGCGTTTTTATAGACATGAAATTCAAAAAGGGCGTAACAACAAAATAGGCATTTCCACAAGTCAGAAAGATCTAAAAAGTAACATAATAGACAATGTCTGGCGGTACAGTCATATTCAAACGTGTTTATTAATGTGGGATATAAATCTTGAAATAAAATTACGTTTTAATAGCAAcaatagttttcattttatttagttttttgtctcttttgtaaaattgttaaaagtgtTGTTACGCCCTTTTGTATTTcaagatatacatacttataataAATGAGATTGGTAGCTGCCTTATCTCTAATTTATGGATCGAATCGAgcaatattaatttaacaaacttGTGATTTTTTCTATCGAAATTGGGATTATCTTcagttttatctaaaattttggattttttacgaaaaatttgtttaaaaaatcaacaacagcgAAGAAGTAACATAGTTTTTTCTcgtaagatttatttaaaataccatAAAAGACCTTGTAGATCGTGAACAAATGTTAAGaaatatgttattattattatttcacgACCATAAAATAAGTTCCCGCACCAATCGCGataaaattttggttaaatattACCTTTTCTAAATgaacaaagtaaatattttgcgtagcaatttgaaagtttttatgttacgaattttttaacaaacctttaatgaaagttattaaaataattaaaaaaacaaataaaagctttttcgaTCAGTATTGGCTATAAGTTATTGCTATGATACCACCAAAATTGTTATTACCCTAATGCATATGTATATCTTAATGTCTGGATAACTTTTTATCTATACTATTGTTGCCACGGAAAATGAAAACTTAGTTAACTCTAAGATCTCGTttctcaaattttaaataaaaatctaaatttttaatgtttttttgtcttattctatacaaagaaaagatataaaattttgatatcaatctttataaaaacatggaagaaatcatataaaactcaaaatgtacatttttatcctttcatCCAGCTTATCAAATATTGGCGTCAAGTcaacaaattttagaaattccATGGAAACATCAGCAACTTTTTGcgacaccctaatgtacatacatgtgaaaattgtttataaaatgttatctTGTGTATACAAATGCATACAAGATCAGGTAATCTTACGTGAAAATTAGATAAAAAACTTCAAATGCTAAGAAcgtataaaaaaaatgaataacagTTTATCTTCTCCAAAGAAATAAACAAGAGATTCCACAATGTGTAGATTTACATACAACTATTATTAAGTAGTATCTTCTGTTG
This genomic window contains:
- the LOC111685097 gene encoding aminopeptidase N, which produces MQYYNLIVALLILTHFGNGFSVKIKRSIDLSASHALIPDARLSKDVLPSGYKIDLRPNMNENTFTGSINMNLSWSVPTRKISLHAHFDLEINERSIKLLKISHNSSDADPQIENIPILRGDRMPKKTVFVIYLRDKVDECTHCELKMDFEGSIWETTEGLFKGSYSVGNETKKISYLATYMRPNNARRLFPCFDEPGFKVPFTVSISRPRDYVTLFNTPLLRTDELPTKNNEDEVYVLDHFETTPPMSTFTFGFVISQLDKYIPQQTDQNVHPNITIWSTPDLHSELEDVYVKLTKIYNCLNNYFNVSIPLSKIDVLAIPELTSVRPADNWGLLMFKDRELLKRGYYGLTQEMIYQWLGSWVTPYWWSDAHVNKALASFLAANIVLEIDNGIEFNGKYPMTVLYSIYYEFSKRYPHSRITGMKQETTSYKTELVIRMLNYTLGRSTFQAGIRKFIADRHYGTFFGDDLWDALTKQAILDQTLPAQYSIAEIAGSWITKDRLPVINVERDYAKKIATISQKVYLRERPHDVPERDKMLWWIPLVIIQQQNLNFSNTKPQVWIEKERSQIINDLPNSDKFIIINPEEIGPFPVNYDTTNWNLLSTFLQTEEGLKYIPTYTRAKLLHDAWNLAYAGDLSFATALNMTLFMKFERNHIVWNPVFTFIDHIGRHIDMSDVHKKFETYVRVLLTPLYEELSEPNNNETWKMDLKSIAETFLCRAGYKPCIEVAQQAFKLWMDSSNPDEQILVPNQFICPVFKWGTIEEWEFGLERVINFPKTRIQSERTYLLKTLAGCPVQPEKIDRLLNITILENNANFTENDIFLIFNMLTGGSSGYTTLFNFLSNNWDVIRQRFENKSNLWNSLIGSATGVFTTKEGHAMVQKLYDDHKEEFGSALHIIEKSLRNIKEEEKWSDENLPVIESWLDEFLARNKNSENKFFE